From the Streptosporangiales bacterium genome, one window contains:
- a CDS encoding sigma-70 family RNA polymerase sigma factor, which translates to MVTGDLMSRARSGDSDAFQELTEPHRRELLVHCYRLLGSFQDAEDALQDTLLSAWQGLAGFEGRASLRTWLYRIATNRCLNVRRSARRRQAKEWDVPHVEPPEPTRLGEVVWLEPFPDALLEGALGPEARYEQTESISLAFVTALQVLPPRQVAVLILRDVLGFHADEVAGMLDSSVDSVTSALKRARAGLQRIRPTAGRRVPAPASDSPSEDALVARFVRAYEAADLDALATLLTDDVFVSMPPMPFEYEGRDVVARFCAGLFGAGRRFDLVPTRANGQPAFGAYLRAPTGTRDGIGLLVLTLRGDRISAMTRFDNSVLPSFGLPRSLPSRIVES; encoded by the coding sequence GTGGTGACCGGCGACCTGATGTCCCGAGCCCGGAGCGGGGACAGCGACGCGTTCCAGGAGCTGACCGAGCCGCACCGCCGAGAGCTACTGGTGCATTGCTACCGGCTGCTCGGATCCTTCCAGGATGCCGAGGACGCGCTCCAGGACACGCTGCTGAGCGCCTGGCAAGGCCTCGCAGGCTTCGAGGGTCGCGCCTCACTCCGCACCTGGCTGTACCGGATCGCCACCAACCGGTGCCTCAACGTGCGTCGTTCGGCCCGGCGGCGCCAGGCCAAGGAGTGGGACGTGCCCCATGTCGAACCGCCCGAGCCGACCCGGCTCGGCGAAGTCGTCTGGCTCGAGCCCTTCCCCGACGCCCTCCTCGAGGGGGCGCTCGGTCCCGAGGCCCGCTACGAGCAGACCGAATCCATCTCCCTGGCCTTCGTGACCGCCCTCCAGGTCCTGCCGCCTCGCCAGGTCGCCGTCCTCATCCTGCGCGACGTTCTCGGGTTCCACGCCGACGAGGTCGCCGGCATGCTCGACTCGAGCGTCGACTCGGTCACCAGCGCCCTCAAACGAGCCCGCGCCGGCCTGCAGCGCATCCGACCGACGGCCGGACGCCGCGTACCGGCACCGGCCTCGGACTCACCGTCCGAGGATGCGCTGGTGGCGAGGTTCGTCAGGGCGTACGAGGCCGCCGATCTCGACGCGCTGGCGACCCTGCTGACGGACGACGTCTTCGTCTCGATGCCGCCGATGCCCTTCGAGTACGAGGGCCGCGACGTCGTGGCCCGCTTCTGCGCCGGCCTGTTCGGCGCGGGACGGAGGTTCGACCTCGTGCCGACGCGAGCCAACGGTCAGCCGGCGTTCGGCGCCTACCTCCGCGCGCCTACCGGCACACGGGACGGGATCGGCCTCCTCGTCCTCACCCTCAGGGGCGACCGGATCTCCGCGATGACCCGCTTCGACAACAGCGTGCTCCCCTCGTTCGGCCTACCGCGTTCGCTCCCGAGCCGAATCGTCGAGTCCTAG
- a CDS encoding DUF202 domain-containing protein, translating into MADPGAQLERTSLAWSRTAFALAACGALLVRQGFVDDLVALIACGITVLVTSGLIWLLASVRYTVSRNGHRRHLLAGHRYAVRALTALVVLVSCAAAVGSVAAVLVQGPRW; encoded by the coding sequence CTGGCCGACCCCGGCGCGCAGCTGGAACGCACGAGCCTCGCGTGGAGCCGCACGGCGTTCGCCCTCGCGGCCTGCGGCGCCCTCCTCGTCCGACAGGGATTCGTCGACGACCTCGTCGCGCTCATCGCCTGCGGCATCACGGTCCTGGTGACGAGCGGCCTGATCTGGCTGCTCGCGTCCGTCCGCTACACGGTCAGCCGCAACGGCCACCGGCGTCACCTGCTCGCCGGCCACCGGTACGCCGTCCGCGCGCTCACCGCACTCGTCGTGCTGGTGTCGTGCGCTGCCGCCGTGGGCTCCGTCGCCGCGGTGCTGGTCCAGGGACCAAGGTGGTGA
- a CDS encoding deaminase produces MGKLIMSENVSLDGVIQDPAGNEGLRVGGWVGEIKSREEVGKVLLDEARGAEALLLGRRSYEFFAPRWQPRRGDLADRLNSLPKYVVSSTLEDPAWNNSTVLEGDVVNEVSKLKHEVNGNIVVYGSFQLLRTLLEHDLVDELRLMIYPVVLGTGQRLFGESSDKKPMRLVDTRSIGDDIALLIYEPVRDA; encoded by the coding sequence ATGGGAAAGCTCATCATGAGCGAGAACGTCTCGCTCGATGGAGTCATCCAGGACCCGGCCGGCAACGAGGGTCTCAGGGTCGGCGGCTGGGTCGGCGAGATCAAGAGCCGCGAAGAGGTCGGCAAGGTCCTGCTCGACGAGGCGCGGGGCGCCGAGGCCCTGCTGCTGGGTCGGCGGAGCTACGAGTTCTTCGCCCCGCGGTGGCAACCCCGGCGTGGCGATCTGGCGGACAGGTTGAACAGCCTGCCCAAGTACGTCGTGTCATCGACCCTCGAAGATCCCGCCTGGAACAACTCGACGGTACTCGAGGGCGACGTGGTGAACGAGGTCTCGAAGCTGAAGCACGAGGTGAACGGGAACATCGTCGTCTATGGCAGCTTCCAGCTCCTGCGCACGCTGCTGGAGCACGACCTCGTCGACGAGCTGCGGCTGATGATCTACCCGGTCGTTCTCGGTACCGGTCAGCGCCTCTTCGGCGAGAGCAGCGACAAGAAGCCGATGCGCCTCGTCGACACCCGGAGCATCGGCGATGACATCGCTCTCCTCATCTACGAGCCCGTCCGCGACGCATAG